The following proteins come from a genomic window of Rutidosis leptorrhynchoides isolate AG116_Rl617_1_P2 chromosome 10, CSIRO_AGI_Rlap_v1, whole genome shotgun sequence:
- the LOC139872811 gene encoding probable inactive receptor kinase At1g48480: protein MEFFNLLTSIILCFLCFYAKLSISDIAADRAALIRFSSAVRGNTILWNVNISPCNWTGVTCDDVTNRVTEIRLPGDGLTGSIPVGSIGNLTQLRTLSLRGNRLSGVIPADLDLCSELQFLYLPNNQFSGEIPATLFRLSNLIRLDISGNNFSGEINPNFSNLTRLTHLFLQNNRFTGQIPDINTSLLQFNVSTNRLTGTIPNRFAGFPANSFAGNELCGPPLDSCPNESKSNKLSAGAITGIVVGSALGSILIIILILFIYRNCNKSRNSQQTVQDAASSIPQSPEKPYELNFRSPDHIMANENTGSEDSGRIDDRDELTFFGEGGFLLEDLLRASAEVLGKGIVGTTYKAYLDQGVVIVKRFKNVCVSKRQFTKKIESIGELYHENLLPIKGYYYGKEEKLLVFDYMPMGSLSSFLHGNIMERSQLTWDIRNSIAFEVASGLEHLHSHNLSHGNIKSNNILLTYGFQAFVSESGLIQLVSSSTPNLSGYRAPELIDTRIASKDADVYSFGILILELLTGKDPTVLLNEEGIDLPTWIQSVDESRWINHVFDMNLEKNKENVEKITRLLHLGIRCASQVPRRRASMTEVVKHIKKICRF from the exons ATGGAATTCTTTAATCTCCTTACATCAATTATCCTTTGCTTCCTCTGTTTCTATGCGAAATTATCTATTTCCGACATTGCGGCTGACCGCGCCGCCTTGATCAGATTTAGCTCCGCCGTACGCGGTAACACAATACTATGGAATGTTAACATCTCCCCGTGTAACTGGACAGGAGTCACGTGCGATGACGTCACCAACCGTGTGACCGAAATCCGTCTTCCAGGCGATGGACTTACTGGATCAATTCCGGTAGGTTCAATTGGAAACTTGACGCAGCTCCGGACACTCAGTCTCCGGGGAAACCGTCTCTCCGGCGTAATTCCGGCGGACCTGGACTTATGTTCCGAGCTCCAGTTTCTCTACTTGCCAAACAACCAATTCTCAGGTGAAATTCCGGCGACCCTCTTTAGACTGTCTAATCTAATCCGATTAGATATCTCCGGCAACAATTTTTCCGGTGAAATTAATCCTAATTTCAGTAACTTAACAAGACTAACACATCTCTTTCTACAAAACAATCGATTCACCGGCCAAATTCCCGATATAAACACTAGTTTATTACAATTCAACGTGTCAACAAACAGATTAACTGGTACAATCCCGAACCGTTTTGCTGGTTTTCCCGCCAATTCATTCGCCGGCAATGAATTATGTGGACCCCCATTAGATTCTTGCCCAAATGAATCAAAAAGCAATAAACTTTCCGCCGGAGCTATTACCGGAATTGTAGTTGGGTCAGCTCTCGGGTCGATTTTGATCATCATACTGATTCTTTTCATATATAGAAACTGTAATAAATCAAGAAACTCACAGCAGACAGTTCAAGATGCAGCTTCATCGATACCGCAATCACCCGAGAAGCCGTATGAGTTGAATTTCCGTAGCCCGGATCACATTATGGCAAATGAGAATACTGGGTCAGAAGATTCGGGTCGGATCGATGATCGTGATGAATTGACCTTTTTCGGGGAGGGTGGTTTCTTGTTGGAGGATTTGTTAAGGGCTTCAGCTGAGGTGTTAGGGAAAGGGATTGTAGGTACAACTTATAAAGCATATTTGGATCAGGGTGTGGTGATTGTAAAGAGGTTTAAGAATGTGTGTGTTTCTAAAAGACAGTTTACAAAGAAAATTGAGAGCATTGGTGAATTATATCATGAGAATTTGTTGCCTATTAAAGGATACTATTATGGGAAAGAAGAAAAGCTTCTTGTGTTTGACTACATGCCTATGGGAAGCTTGTCTTCTTTTTTACATG GAAACATAATGGAAAGATCTCAATTGACATGGGATATCAGAAATAGCATTGCTTTTGAAGTTGCTAGTGGGCTTGAACACCTTCATTCACATAATCTttcacatggtaatatcaaatcaaacaacatTCTTTTAACATACGGGTTTCAAGCCTTCGTTTCAGAATCCGGGTTGATCCAACTTGTGTCATCTTCAACCCCAAATTTATCTGGATATCGTGCGCCTGAGTTGATTGACACTCGTATAGCATCTAAAGATGCAGATGTGTACAGTTTTGGAATACTGATTCTTGAACTGTTAACGGGTAAAGATCCTACCGTTTTGTTGAATGAGGAAGGGATAGATCTTCCTACATGGATTCAGTCAGTAGACGAATCTAGGTGGATTAACCATGTATTCGATATGAATTTGGAAAAGAACAAGGAAAATGTGGAGAAGATTACTAGATTATTGCATCTTGGAATTCGTTGTGCTTCTCAGGTTCCACGTAGACGAGCTTCGATGACTGAAGtggttaaacatatcaagaaaatatgcaGGTTTTGA